One Phaseolus vulgaris cultivar G19833 chromosome 4, P. vulgaris v2.0, whole genome shotgun sequence DNA window includes the following coding sequences:
- the LOC137837132 gene encoding fructose-bisphosphate aldolase-lysine N-methyltransferase, chloroplastic, producing the protein MELSRLFVSDTCFFSPPIRYSPSPAALSTFFAVNLRINRRRRRTFYSASNNDTLIAGGGPAVAGAGEKHEEDLKSWMHKHGLPPCKVVLKDKPCHNDPHKPIHYVAASQDLQVGDVAFSVPNSLVVTLERVLGNETVAELLTTNKLSELACLALYLMYEKKQGKKSFWYPYIRELDRQRGRGQLSVESPLLWSKSELDYLSGSPIKDEVIERTEAIRKEYNELDTVWFMAGSLFQQYPYDIPTEAFSFEIFKQAFAAIQSCVVHLQKVSLARRFALVPLGPPLLSYQSNCKAMLTAVDGAVELAVDRPYKAGDPIVVWCGPQPNSKLLINYGFVDENNSNDRLIVEAALDTEDPQYQDKRIVAQRNGKLSVQVFRVYSGKEREAILDMLPYLRLGYVSDPSEMQTVISSQGPVCPVSPCMERAVLDQLTDYFKTRLARYPTTLAEDESMLTDGNLNPKKRVATQFVRLEKKMLHACLHATTDFINQLPDHSISPCPAPYAPLLK; encoded by the exons ATGGAACTCTCGCGCCTCTTTGTTTCCGACACCTGCTTCTTCTCCCCTCCGATTCGCTATTCCCCTTCGCCGGCGGCGCTATCCACCTTTTTCGCCGTAAACCTACGCATTAACCGCCGGAGGAGGAGGACCTTTTACTCCGCCTCCAACAACGACACCTTAATCGCCGGCGGCGGTCCTGCGGTTGCCGGCGCCGGAGAGAAGCACGAGGAGGACCTTAAATCTTGGATGCACAAACACGGTCTCCCGCCGTGCAAGGTTGTTCTCAAAGATAAACCTTGCCACAATGATCCCCATAAGCCTATACATTACGTTGCAGCGAGTCAAGATCTTCAG GTTGGCGATGTTGCATTCTCCGTTCCTAATTCCTTGGTTGTTACGCTGGAGAGGGTATTGGGAAATGAGACTGTTG CTGAGCTATTGACAACAAACAAATTGTCCGAATTGGCGTGCTTGGCATTATATCTGATGTATGAGAAAAAACAGGGGAAGAAGTCTTTCTGGTATCCATACATCAGGGAGCTCGATCGTCAACGAGGTAGGGGCCAGCTGTCAGTGGAATCACCTCTTCTATGGTCAAAATCTGAGCTGGACTACCTGTCAGGAAGTCCAATTAAG GATGAAGTTATTGAAAGGACAGAAGCAATAAGAAAAGAGTATAACGAACTTGACACAGTTTGGTTCATGGCAGGATCTCTGTTTCAG CAATATCCGTATGATATTCCCACTGAGGCTTTTTCATTTGAGATTTTCAAACAAGCCTTTGCTGCTATTCAGTCTTGTGTAGTGCATTTACAG AAAGTTAGTTTAGCTCGGAGATTTGCTTTAGTTCCCCTGGGACCTCCTTTACTTTCCTACCAAAGCAACTGCAAGGCAATGTTAACTGCTGTTGATGGCGCTGTTGAGCTTGCAGTTGATCGCCCATATAAAGCTGGGGACCCAATTGTTGTCTG GTGTGGCCCACAACCTAACTCAAAGTTACTTATAAACTATGGTTTTGTTGATGAAAATAATTCCAATGATCGTCTTATAGTTGAG GCAGCTTTAGATACTGAAGATCCACAATATCAAGATAAAAGAATTGTAGCTCAAAGGAACGGAAAGTTATCAGTTCAAGTTTTTCGT GTATATTCTGGGAAGGAAAGAGAAGCTATTTTAGATATGCTTCCTTATCTGCGTTTGGGCTATGTTTCAGATCCTTCTGAGATGCAAACTGTGATCTCCTCTCAAGGTCCAGTTTGTCCT GTAAGCCCTTGTATGGAACGGGCTGTGTTGGACCAGCTGACAGATTATTTCAAGACTCGGCTGGCTAGGTACCCTACAACGTTGGCTGAAGACGAATCTATG CTGACAGATGGTAATCTGAATCCAAAGAAGCGAGTTGCTACCCAATTTGTTAGgctggaaaaaaaaatgcttCATGCCTGTTTGCATGCAACAACTGATTTCATAAATCAGCTTCCAGATCACAGTATATCTCCCTGCCCGGCTCCCTATGCACCTTTATTAAAATGA